The following proteins come from a genomic window of Thermococcus celericrescens:
- a CDS encoding Lrp/AsnC family transcriptional regulator, with amino-acid sequence MDELDLRILSLLQENARLSYREIARELKVAVGTVYNRIKKMEEEGVIRGFAPILDYEKLGFGLTAVIGVKAQGRRILDIEREIAKNERVMLVYDITGEFDIVLVAKFRDRADMNRFVKWLLSLDGVEKTNTSVAMQVVKEDTRLKLTED; translated from the coding sequence GTGGACGAACTTGACCTAAGGATACTCTCACTGCTCCAGGAAAACGCCCGCCTGTCGTACCGTGAGATAGCGCGGGAGCTCAAAGTGGCCGTTGGAACCGTGTACAACCGCATCAAAAAGATGGAGGAGGAGGGTGTAATCAGGGGATTCGCCCCGATCCTTGACTACGAGAAGCTCGGCTTTGGGCTGACCGCGGTTATAGGTGTCAAGGCCCAGGGGAGGCGCATCCTGGATATAGAGCGCGAGATAGCCAAAAACGAAAGGGTAATGCTGGTCTACGACATAACCGGTGAGTTCGATATAGTCCTGGTGGCGAAGTTCAGGGACAGGGCAGACATGAACCGCTTCGTTAAGTGGCTGCTCTCTCTCGATGGGGTGGAAAAAACGAACACGAGCGTTGCGATGCAGGTGGTTAAAGAGGACACGAGGCTAAAGCTAACGGAGGACTAG